One genomic segment of Pandoraea thiooxydans includes these proteins:
- the cobU gene encoding bifunctional adenosylcobinamide kinase/adenosylcobinamide-phosphate guanylyltransferase has translation MPTPAPDSLLVLGGARSGKSAYAERLARDSGLPVTYLATAQIADAEMAERIAVHRTRRPAHWQLREVGRDLAGALAEAARPGHCVLVDCLTLWAAAWLCPPDAVPGPPSAWADAVKALDEVLRDTPGKVILVSNEIGMGVIPMGAMTRQYVDELGRLNQLLAARCSRVCLMVAGIAMPVKG, from the coding sequence ATGCCCACTCCCGCACCGGACTCGCTGCTCGTGCTCGGCGGTGCCCGCTCCGGCAAAAGCGCTTACGCTGAACGGCTCGCGCGCGATAGCGGCCTGCCGGTCACTTATCTCGCTACCGCGCAGATAGCGGATGCCGAAATGGCCGAGCGCATCGCAGTGCATCGGACGCGACGCCCGGCGCACTGGCAACTGCGCGAAGTCGGCCGCGATCTGGCTGGTGCACTCGCCGAGGCAGCCCGGCCCGGGCACTGCGTGCTGGTCGACTGTCTCACGCTATGGGCCGCCGCCTGGCTCTGCCCACCCGACGCCGTCCCAGGCCCGCCGTCGGCATGGGCCGACGCCGTGAAGGCGCTCGACGAAGTACTGCGCGACACCCCCGGCAAAGTCATCCTGGTCAGCAATGAAATTGGCATGGGAGTAATTCCGATGGGCGCGATGACGAGGCAGTACGTCGACGAACTCGGCCGCCTCAATCAGCTTCTGGCCGCACGCTGCTCGCGGGTCTGCCTGATGGTGGCCGGCATTGCCATGCCGGTCAAGGGATAG
- a CDS encoding histidine phosphatase family protein, which produces MELILLRHPPPDVPAGVCYGQSDIGPDASRFEAIVADMSTRLDQAFARTGPAAPALSRIVSSPLKRCALAAERLAARHGLPLAYDERLAEMHFGAWEMQPWSTIARKDIDAWAAAPERYVAPGGESACDVARRVQAWRAQADGDVLVAVTHLGPIRLMAAQCLGLPILACQRWLLPFGGICQLRCHAQQAELIHWGE; this is translated from the coding sequence ATGGAGCTGATCCTGTTGCGCCATCCGCCCCCCGACGTGCCGGCCGGTGTGTGCTACGGCCAGAGCGATATTGGTCCGGACGCGTCCCGGTTCGAGGCGATCGTCGCAGACATGAGCACGCGGCTCGATCAGGCATTCGCACGGACAGGCCCGGCGGCACCCGCCCTGAGCCGCATTGTAAGCAGCCCGCTCAAGCGGTGTGCGCTGGCGGCCGAGCGCCTCGCCGCTCGCCATGGGCTGCCGCTTGCCTATGACGAGCGCCTCGCGGAAATGCATTTCGGCGCGTGGGAAATGCAACCCTGGAGCACGATTGCCCGAAAAGACATTGACGCCTGGGCGGCGGCGCCGGAACGTTACGTGGCGCCGGGCGGCGAATCCGCATGCGATGTGGCGCGGCGCGTGCAGGCATGGCGCGCGCAAGCCGACGGCGACGTGCTGGTGGCCGTCACGCACCTGGGGCCGATACGTCTGATGGCTGCCCAATGCCTGGGCTTACCGATCCTGGCGTGCCAGCGGTGGTTGTTACCGTTCGGGGGCATTTGCCAGCTGCGCTGCCATGCTCAGCAGGCCGAACTGATCCATTGGGGCGAGTGA
- the panD gene encoding aspartate 1-decarboxylase produces MIRTMLKSKIHRATVTHCELHYEGSCAIDENLLEASGLVENEQIDIFNVNNGERFTTYAIRGERGSGMISLNGAAARRAQLGDVVIIVAYAGVEEKDVQAGFKPQLVFVDERNRIKGDRDHVPLQAWEASPVFSE; encoded by the coding sequence ATGATCCGCACCATGCTCAAATCGAAAATTCACCGTGCCACGGTGACGCACTGCGAACTGCATTACGAAGGCTCGTGTGCGATCGACGAAAACCTGCTCGAAGCGTCCGGTTTGGTCGAAAACGAGCAGATCGACATTTTCAATGTCAATAACGGCGAACGCTTCACCACCTATGCCATTCGCGGCGAACGCGGCAGCGGCATGATCTCGCTCAACGGCGCCGCTGCGCGCCGCGCGCAATTGGGCGACGTCGTGATCATCGTCGCCTACGCCGGCGTCGAGGAAAAAGACGTGCAGGCCGGTTTCAAGCCGCAACTGGTGTTTGTCGACGAGCGCAATCGCATCAAGGGCGATCGCGACCACGTACCGCTGCAGGCCTGGGAAGCATCGCCGGTCTTCTCCGAATAA
- a CDS encoding cobalamin-binding protein, protein MSPTSNRLLRTLVLLACIAGPLSSHTARAAISVTDDSGARVTLEHAAQRVVSLAPHATELLYAAGGGTRIVGAVTYSDYPPQARQIPRVGDSGALDLERIAALKPDLLVVWWHGNAQRQLDKLRQLGIPMFYSEPRHVTDIPGEIERLGQLLGTSAEATRAADQFRSRYSALQRAYATRAPVRVFFQVWQNPLMTINGSQIVSDVIRLCGGRNVFADLKPLVPMVSTEAVLAADPQAMFTAMPGATPADRPLANLAMWRRWPQLSAVAHHNLFPIDGDLIDRPGPRVLQGAQIMCDDLDHARQRLAADR, encoded by the coding sequence ATGTCACCGACCTCCAATCGCCTGCTGCGAACGCTTGTCCTGCTTGCCTGCATCGCCGGCCCGCTAAGCTCACATACCGCGCGTGCAGCCATCTCCGTCACCGATGACAGCGGCGCGCGCGTGACCCTCGAGCATGCGGCACAACGCGTCGTGAGTCTGGCGCCCCACGCGACCGAACTGTTGTATGCGGCCGGCGGCGGCACACGCATCGTCGGCGCGGTGACCTACAGCGACTACCCGCCGCAAGCCCGGCAAATTCCTCGGGTGGGTGACAGCGGAGCGCTCGATCTCGAACGCATCGCCGCCCTCAAGCCCGACCTGCTGGTGGTGTGGTGGCACGGCAATGCGCAGCGCCAGCTCGACAAACTCAGGCAGCTCGGGATTCCGATGTTCTACAGCGAGCCCAGGCACGTGACGGATATCCCGGGCGAAATCGAGCGCCTTGGCCAACTGCTCGGCACGTCGGCCGAGGCCACACGCGCCGCCGACCAGTTCCGCAGCCGCTACAGCGCGCTGCAACGTGCGTATGCCACACGAGCGCCGGTCAGGGTGTTCTTTCAGGTCTGGCAGAACCCGTTGATGACAATCAACGGCTCGCAGATAGTCAGCGACGTCATACGATTGTGCGGCGGGCGCAATGTATTCGCCGATCTTAAACCGCTGGTTCCCATGGTGTCTACGGAGGCGGTGCTGGCAGCCGACCCGCAAGCGATGTTCACCGCGATGCCAGGCGCCACGCCCGCCGACAGGCCACTGGCCAATCTCGCGATGTGGCGCCGCTGGCCACAGTTAAGCGCCGTAGCCCACCACAATTTGTTCCCCATCGACGGCGATCTGATCGACCGGCCAGGCCCACGCGTCCTGCAAGGCGCGCAGATCATGTGTGACGACCTCGATCACGCCAGACAACGACTCGCCGCCGATCGGTAA